The bacterium genomic sequence GATAATATATCAGAGTCTTGTGAAGAATTGTTCTCAGCGGTTGAGGGTGGTAACACTGCGGTATTTCTGGTTGAAAAGCGAGATAATTACTGGTTGGTAATACTCCACACTGGTAAGACCAGGGGACTTGTCATTTATGAAAATACCCTCGGGGAAATTTTATTTTGCTCACGAAAGGGACCTCTTCTGAAACATTTTGGGAATTTAATAAATAATAGAAACTTTTTTGAGTCGGTTTGCATTCCCCCAAAAGAGCAAAACATATTCATTAACTGGTGGAGGGTTAAAACAGATCCACCCTTCAGACTCAGTGAATATTGATTAATTTCCCTTTTCTCACGATTTTACTTATAACATTTCTGCCTACCTCGTAAACGAGGTGCACAAAGGAATGGCTTTTTAGAATTAAAAGATCAGCATCCATTCCCGGAGTGATATTCCCCTTCACATGATCCATCTTTATTGCCTTTGCAGCGTTTAGAGTGACGCCGAGTAACGCCTCCTCCAAAGTAAGACCGTATAAAAATACGCCTAATGCCATAATAAGAGATTGAGAGTAAAAAGGAGAGGTTCCGGGGTTGTGGTCCGTTCCGAGGGCAATCGGAAGTTTAATTTCCCTCATAAATTCAACTCTAGGTTTATGTTGAAGTTTAAGAAAAAAGCAAGTGCCAGGAAGCAGGACTGCGATTACACCCTTTTCTTTTAAAATTTCGATGTCCTCTTCCGTTGTGTGTTCCATATGTTCAACAGAAGCTACAGAGAACTCTCGGGCTAATTTGGCAGCACCGGTGTATGAGAGTTCGTCGATATGCATTTTGATTTCGTATCCATATTTTGTTGCAGAAGATAAAATTTCTCGTGCCTCATCAACGGTGAATGCTCCTTTGTCAATAAAAATGTCAATAAATTTCGCTTTTCCTGAAAAAGCGGGGATCATCTCCTCTTTTATCGCTTTTACATAAGTTTTTCGATCGTCTTTATAGTCTGGGGGAATTGCATGGGCTCCAAGAAAAGTTATCACAATGTCGGCTTCGTCTCTATTTTTCAGCATATGAGCAACTTCAATAATCTTCTCTTCCGTTTCTAAATTTAACCCATAACCGGATTTTATTTCTATGGTAAGAGTCCCGCTGTTTCTCATTTCAATAAGTCTCTGATGCGAAACTTTAAAGAGATTTTCAACTGAATCCTGTCTTGTGAGCTTCACGGTGTAATTAATTCCCTTTCCCTCTGTCAAGAGTTCCAAATATTCTTTCCCTTTAAGTTTTGCAAGAAATTCCTCATGGCGGCAGCCTGAGTAAATGAGGTGAGTGTGAGGGTCGACAAAGGCTGGAATTACAGAATTTCCCTCTGCGTTAATAATCTCGTGCTTTGTCTTTGTGGAATATTTATCTTCTATCTCCTTTCTTTTGCCAAATTCGATAATTTTTCCATCATCTATGGCAATTGCTGCGTCAGAGAGAGTCTCTAAATTACCTTCTTTAAAATAGACCAGCTCCCCTATGTTTGTAATAATCAAATCAACCTTCATAGTGGTATTTATCAAGAAGTTCCTGAATTAAAAGGGCTCTCATTTCTGCTTCCTTGTTAAGGTCGTCCTCCGAAACGCCGTAATACACTTTAATGTGGTATGGCAAAATTCTAAAAAAGACTTCGTTAAAGAATCCCGGGTGAATTTCCTTGACGTAACCAAGGTCGACGCCAATTCTGAGATTGGATAAATGCTCGTAGGTTTCAACCAAGCTTAGAAGCTTTGCGCTTCGGAGGATAGCATAGGATTTATATATTCTATCTTCCACCTCTAAGGGCCTATCAGCATAAATTAGGTTTCTCAGCTGATTTTCAAGTTCCACGATTTCTTCCAAGGTTGAAGCCATCTTTGTCTTCGTTTCATTAAAGGTGTCAAAGAAAGAAGTGATTTTTATCTGTACAAAGGCACCGTATGTCTGAATCACTGTATCCATGAGACCGGAAAGAACGATAAGATTTTTCTGAAGAATCTGTGAAAAGTTTTGTATCTGCCCGAGTAAGAAAATTGCTGGAACGTGTACCAGCGCCGAGATGCTTAAAGCATGTCCCAGGTATCTTGGTGATGATGTAAGGTATCCAACTCCTTCTTTAAAGGCAAAGTTTAAAGTTTTGTCAAGAAGGGCAGCATAGATCTGAGATTCTTCGCCAATTTCGTGCATCTCCGAGTAAGCACCTCTGAAAATGAGTTTTATATGGTCCCTTTCGTTAATTCTCATGACGTGACGTTCGCTTTCATCGAAAATTAGGGCTACATCTTTCCTCTGTAAGCCTTCTGCCCCAAGAATACCCCTTTCGTAGAGGATCATGGAAAGTTCAGCCGCTACCTGTTGAATTTCCACAAAACTGTAATTATTTTCCCACATTGGGAGTTCTTTTGCTACCTCTGAAACTTTATCACGGATTTGGTTGAGTTCTTGCACAGATAGTTTATAAGGGAACTTGTAACCATCGAGGTTTCTATAGTATTTAAAAATCACAAACTGGACGATATTCCCGTTTGTTTCAGAAAAGTAATCAGGAACTCTTTTGATGATTTTTAGGATATCCATTTTAGTATGGTTTCAAGTTTTCTTATACGGTCTCTGACCTTTATGGCCTCTTTAAATTCCTCACGTTCTTTTAGCTCCTCCAAGGTCTGTTTCAGCTTTTGCAGTTCTGATTCAACGAAATGGATGAAATTCTCAGTTTTGAGCCTTTCTCCGTTGAAGTAAGAGCGATGCACGATCTTGTGAAAAACCTCTTGAAAGTAGGGAAGAAAATACTCGTAGCAGGTGGGACAACCCATTAAAAAGTTGTTACGAAAGTCTCTAAGGCTTGTCCCACAAACCCTGCATTTTATGAGGGTTTCTTGAGGTATCATTTCCTCTTCCGGTATAACCCTAACGCCATTCGCAAGTTCTTCTGCACATTCTCTGCACAGGAAAAGGGTTACGATACTGCCTTCAACGTACTCCTTGAAGGTAATTTCTGCTTCTCTTTTATTGCAGCGATTGCACAACATTATATTGTCTCAAGATACGCTTTAATCTGGTTGTAAATGCCCTCTTCGTCAAGCAGGTAAAGCTTCAAAATCTCTCGTCTTGAACCTTGCTCAATAAAGGTATCAGGCAAACCGATATTATGAATATTCAATTTTTTCCCTTTCGATGTTTGTATGATATATTCGTTGATTGCTGAGCCAAAACCACCGGGCAGATTTCCTTCTTCAAGGGTAATAATGGCCTTGGGAGAAGAGTCAATAATCTCATGGAGCATTCGTGTATCGAGCGGTTTAATAAATCTGCCGTTAATAACTGTAAGTTTAATACCCTCTTTTTCCAATCTTTTTCCTGCGGAAAGGGCTGGGTGAACGGTAGAACCGGTCGCAATCACTACTACATCTTTAAAATCCTTGCCGTACAGTTTTTCCCAAGTTCCAATGGGAATGATTTCCGGAGATTCTTTAATTGGCACACCTTCAACTTCTCCTCTTGGATACCTCACAGTGATGGGTCCCTCCTGATAATAGAGCATGGTATATAACATATCGACAAGTTCATCCTCGTCTTTCGGTGCCATTACGACAAAATTAGGAATGATTCTTAAGTAAGCATAGTCAAATACACCGTTATGAGTGGCACCATCTTCACCGACGATACCACCTCTATCCATAACTATTCTAACCGGGATCCTCTGGATACCAACATCGTGAATAAGTTGGTCTAACGCTCTTTGAAGGAAGGTTGAGTATATACAAGCGTAAGGTTTTAACCCGTTTAGTGCAAGCCCCGCTGCAAAAGTTACTGCATGTTGTTCAGCAATTCCTACATCGAAGAATCTGTTGGGGAATTTTTCTCTGAAAAGGTCAAGCCCTGTCCCTAAGGGCATTGCAGCGGTAATAGCAACGACTTTATCGTCTTTTTCAGCAATATCTACAATAGTTTTTCTAAAAATAGATGTGTAAGAAGGTTTATTTGATTTTTTTAATGGTTTGCCCGTTTCTTTATCAAAAGGTCCTAATCCGTGGAAAAATTCGGGGTTTTCTTCGGCGGGCTTATAGCCTTTACCTTTTCGGGTTAGAACGTGGATGAGGATTGGACCTGCCTTTACCCGTTTCACTCTTCTAAAGGTTTCAATTAATTGTTCAAGATCGTGTCCATTGAGTGGGCCTACGTATTCAATTCCCAATTCTTCAAATAGAATTGTTGGCACCGCTAAGCTTTTAAGGTTTTCCTTAATCTTCTTTGCCAGCTCTCTTAACCTTTTTGAAAGAAAACGAGAGGGTATCTTTTCAAGGAATTCCCACAATTCCTCTTTGGCTCGGTAATATTTGGGGGATGTTACAATCTTGGAAAGATAATTGGAAATTGCACCTACATTTTCAGCAATAGACATTTCGTTATCGTTCAAGACTATGATGAGATCTTTTTGAAGGTGTCCAATGTTATTTAATGCTTCTAAAGCCATTCCTCCCGTTAAAGCTCCATCACCTACTATAGCGACTACCTTATAATTTTCCCCGTTTATGTCTCTGGCAACAGCGAAACCGAGAGCTGCAGATAGGGCAGTTGATGCATGCCCTGCGCCGAAAAAGTCGTGTTCGCTTTCACTCCTTTTTAAGAACCCACTGATTCCGTTGAGCTTTCTTAGAGTTTTAAAGGCTTCCCTTCGCCCCGTGATAATTTTGTGAGCATAGGCTTGATGTCCCACATCCCATATAAGTTTGTCCTTAGGTGAGTCGAAAACGTAATGCAAAGCAAGTGTGAGCTCGATCGCTCCGAGGTTTGGTGCTAAATGGCCGCCGTTTGTAGATACCACATCAACAATATAATCCCGTAGTTCTTGAGCGAGCTGATATAGCTCCTTAATAGAAAGATTCTTTAAATCTTTGGGTGAATCAATCTTTTCAAGCAGTGCCATATTGTTATTTTAACCTCAAATCTTCGTAACAGGAAAGGGCTGCGATAGCCCCCTGTGCTGCCGCTACTATTACCTGTGCAACTCCTCCCGTGACATCACCCGCTGCGTAGACTTTTGGCATTGAGGTTCTCATTTTAGTGTCAACTTTTATGTAGCCTCTCTGGTCTACTTCGACACCGATGGATTTTGCAAGTTCACTTTGTGGTATAAGGCCGACGTAAATAAATACTCCGTTGGCTTCTATTTCTTTGGTTTCCCCAGTTTCTCGGTCTATATACCTTACTCCCTTTACTTTTTCATCCCCAAAAATCTCTGTTACCTGTGCGTTTTTAATGTATTCTATTCCAAGTTCTGAAAGTTTCTTAACGTAAGCATTTTCACACATATAACGAGGCATGTATTCAAGGATAGTTATCTTTTTGGCTATTCCGTGGAGAGATATAGCAGCAACTGCACCGGAATTACCGCCCCCTATAACTACTACATTTTGATCTTTAAAAAAGTACCCATCACAGGTAACACAATAGGAAATCCCTCTGCCATAGAACTCCTGCTCACCTTTAACATTTAAATGTTTATGAGTAGTGCCTGTGGCAAATATTATTGCGCTGGAGAGGAAATTGCCCTGGTCCGATTCGATAAAAAACCTTCCGTCTTCCTTTTTCTCTATTTTAGAGATGGGAGACATTTCAATTACAGGAAGATAACTTTTGGCATGCTCTTTCATTTTAGCAACTAATTCCTCTCCTTTAATTCCGAAAAAGCCTGGATAGTTTTCTATAAAGGGTGCTTCTGCCGCTAAACCACCCGCAATTCCTTTATCAATGATTACCCCCTTCAATCCTGCGCGTGTAGCGTAGATTCCTGCGCTCAAACCAGCAGGTCCGCCCCCAATAATAGCTACGTCAATTTCTTCTGTCTCTTTCTTTTTACCGGCACCGGGTACAAATAGCATGATTACACCTCCTTACTAAAGGCTTTAAAATTTAAATATGACTGAATTCCAAAATTTAATTATAAGTCTGCTTAAAAGAAATTCAAAAGGGCTTTCCTTCAACTCTATCAGGAAAAGATTGAGAGTTAAAGGGGCACAGGTTAAGGTATTGCAAAGGGAACTAAAAACTTTAGTTGATCAAGGGCTTGTTTACAGGGATGGAAATAGATACGTTTCTGTTTCGTCAGAGACGGAAAAGGGGTATTTTCAAAGGTTTGCAGGGGGATTTGGATTTCTTTTGCGAGAAGGCAAAGAGGATGTCTTTATTCCACCTCACGCAACGATGGGCGCAATGGATGGAGATTATGTATTAGTGGCTATTCTTAAGGAAAAGGAAGGTAAGAAGCCCGAAGGCAGAATAATTAAAATTTTAAAACGAGCTGAAAAGAATTATTCAGGGACGGTAAAGAAGAAGGGTAAACGCTACATTATTGTTCCTGATGATAAGGCTTTACCATCGGAATTAGCCGTGGCAAAGGCGAGGAAAAACGGGTTAAAATTGAAAGAGGGAATGAAAGTTATTTTTAGAGTTAAAGAAAAATGGGCATATATTGAGGACGTGATTGGCTTTGAAGATGATCCTTCGATAGATTACAAGCTTGTCGTTGCCAAATATAAGTTAAAAGAAGATTTCCCGAAGAAAGTATTTAAGGAAATTGAAAGTGTTATAATTGCTGATAAAAGGGAAGACCTGAGAGATGAGTACATCATAACCATTGACCCGCGTGATGCAAAGGACTTTGACGATGCCATTTCTGTTCGGAAGGAGGGTGAGCTTTACCTCCTTGGTGTTCATATTGCTGATGTTTCTGCTTACGTTCTTGAGGACAGCAGATTAGACAAGGAAGCGATGTCAAGAGGTTGTAGTACATATCTGATTGACAAGGTGATTCCTATGTTGCCCCATGAGCTTTCATCTGATCTATGTTCTTTAAGGCCTGGTGAAGACCGCTACACGATGAGTGTATTTATGTGGATTGACAACGAAGGCAATGTGGTTAAAAGAAGATTTGCTAAGAGTGTGATAAATTCAAAGGCGAGACTATCTTACGAAGACGCCCAGCGGATTATCAATAAGCAGGAATTGGAAAAAGACAGTGTTTCAATTTTCGTTGGCAATTCTTTCGAATATATAAGGGAGTTTTTGCTTCTTGCGAGAGAGTTAGCTTGGATCTTGAGAGAAAGAAGGGAAAGGAGGGGTAGTTTGGATTTTGACCTACCTGAACCAGTGGTTGAACTAACTCCCCAGGGTCGTGTCGTCTCCATAAGCCCTTCTTTGAGATTGGAGACTCACAGAATAATTGAAGAATTTATGGTAAGGGCTAATGAAATTGTTGCTGAATTTTTAGAAGAACAAGGTATACCAGCAATTTTCAGAGTTCACGAGTCCCCTGAAGAATCCAAAATTCTAAATTTTGTAAAGATAGCAGAGGGTATCTTGGGTATTAAGTTCTCTTTTAATAAGATAGACAAGTTTGCTTTACAGAAGATTGTTAAAACCGCGGAAGAGATGGGACACGGTCCTATAATTTCATACTTACTGTTGAGGTCGATGAAAAAAGCCAAATATTCCATCCAAAATATTGGCCATTACGGTCTTTCTTCGGATAGTTACGTTCACTTTACATCTCCCATAAGAAGATATCCGGATCTCGTAGTTCATAGGCTTTTGAAGAGGGCTATTTCCAGGAAGAAGTGGACACCTTCCGAGGAATATATCCAAAAACTTGACGAGATTGCAAAACTTTCTTCCCAGAGAGAGGAAATTTCCGAAAAGGCTGAATGGGAACTTATTGATCTAAAGAAGTATGAATTTATGAAAGAAAGGGTGGGCGAGGTGATGCAGGGAGTTGTTACCCACCTTGTTCCTCAGGGAATTTTCGTGGAAATTGAAGAATTTCTCACAGAAGGTTTCATATCCTTTTCAAAGTTTAAGGAAAGTGTTTCTTTTAATGAGGAAAATTTTGAGGTAACTCTTGGACAAAAGAAGATTAGACTTGGCGACAGAATAAAGGTTAAAATCCTTTCCGTTAATAAGTGGGCTAAAAGTATGGAGCTTCAGCTCTATGAAGATTAGGGTACTGGTATTTATTCCTGAATTGACTGAGGAGCAGAGAGAGTTGGTTGTGCGAGAGCTCGGCGAAGGATTTGATGTGTTCTTTGATCCATACGATATCCCAATTGATAAAATAGATGCATTGATAGTTTTCAGGTGGGAAGGGGTTGTGGGGGACGCTCTAATGGAACAAATGAAATCGTTAAAGCTTGTACAGGCAATTACCGCTGGTATTGATCACATTCCCTTAAAGAATCTTTTGAAGAGAGGGGTAGCGGTTCAGGGTGCTCCGGGTGCTAACTCACAATACATAGCGGAGCATGTCTTTGCTATGATACTTTCAGCATTAAAGAAGATCTGCGTTCATAATCAATTGATGCGAAAGGGAGAGTTCCACCAGGAATTTATGCACAGGACTCTTTTTGAAAAGAATATGCTTATTCTCGGTTTTGGAACAATAGGGCAAGAAGTGGCAAGGATCGCAGAAGCTTTCCAGATGAGGCTCAGAGCATTCAAGAAGAGCAGAAAAATTCCCTTTGAATTTCAGGGTAAGCTGGAAAAGGTTTACACTACAAAAACTGAGCTTCTTGAAGCTTTGCCGTGGGCTGACGTTGTCGTAGTAGCTCTTCCTCTGACCGAGGAATTGAGGGGCTTTATAGGAAATGAAGAGCTTGAAAGAATGAAGAAAGGTGCAATTATTGTAAATGTGTCTCGGGGTAAAATTATTGATGAAAAAGCCCTTTACGAGCACCTTGTAAAGAATCCAGATTTTATAGCTTGTCTTGATGTTTGGTGGGTTTATCCAAAGGAAGATGGGATATTTCAGCAAAATTACCCTTTTGAGAAATTGGATAATGTAATAATGACACCTCATGTAGCACCAAAGGTGCCAGGCTATTTCGAGAACATGCTCAAAACAGCTTGTAAAAAGGTAAAAGAATTTTTTAAATGATTTAACCCTATTGTATTCTTAATCCTGCGGGACTTCGGTTCGTTGACCTTCTGGTGTTCCCGTTTCCCAAAAGTCAGGCAGACTGAAAAAGGCGACCGCTAAAATAATCCAGCCAATATACATAGCGAAGAGTCCAAGGATTAGCACGGTTCCAATAGCACCGTAAAAGAGTAAATCACCTGCGATGGAAAAATTTTTTATACCAGTTTTGTCAGCAATCCTTTTTAGACTGTCCCGGTAGAAGTGAGTTGACAGGATTGTAATTGCGTATATAAGTAAAGCGAAGAAAACGACTGCAAAACTGATTTCAGAGAATATGTCATAATATCCTCGGTAATTTCCCCAAATGAGTGTTTTTACGATGGACCATGCTCCGGTTATAATAGCCATTATAAGGGCGAAACCCATTCCCACAATATTGACGATAACACCGATAAGGTATTGACGGAAAATTTTATCCTCTCTGAATTTCTGGGCAAACTCGCTTAAAGCAATAAGGATTAGTACTATCCCTGCAATTCTGAAAAGGGGCCCAATTCTGCGGAGTCCGCCTAAAAGGGTTAAGACCACACCAATACCACCATAATATTTTATGTTTTTAAGTTCAATCTTTTCCATATTTAAATTTTACTGAAGGGTCTATCACTGGTCAAGTGCCCGTAAAATTAATCTTATCTGTGAGGTGTTTCTTTCAGAAAGAGAAATTGAAGGTAAAAGAATGGGTTTTGGAAAAGGGAGTAAGCTATCTTTTTGAATGAATTCTCAATGAATTCCACCATTTCACCGTTTTTAAGGGGGACAAAAGAGAAATATTTTATCAGCGGTAATTGTTTAAACAGTCGTCCAGAAATAACATCATGTTCAACTATCTGCACAACATTAAGTTATGTTCAACTTTTCCTCAAAGAAATTTAAAGTTTAAAAGCTCCCCCGTCCTACTTTGAATAGGAGAAAGAAATCACATATTTCAACCCAAGATTTTGATATCCGGAAAGTCCAAAATCAATTGCAAAACCTTTGTATATAAAACCCAAGCCCGTAGAGAACTTGGATAATAAGCCTGCTTTGTCGCTTCTAAAACCGAGTCTGAAGAAGGCAATGTCATTGTAACTATACTCACAACCAAGGGTTAACGAAACGGGGACGTCTCTACTTGATTTGAGATGTCCGATAAGAAAGATGTTGTATCCTACTTTTCTGACTGCTCCCAGTACAAGAGTGAGAGGCAGGGGGTTTGATTCATTTATAAATTTTATGCCAGTTCCGAGATTCCTGATGACAACGCCGTAATCTGTTTTGTTGTCAATTTTGCCAGCGATTCCAGCAGATACACTGTAGGATGTTGCTCTAAAAGCCTCGATTTCTTCTTTGAAGAATTTAAAGCTTAGCCCCATTTTTATGCTTTGAGAAATCATGTAACCACCAAAAGCAGTGACGATTAGGTCACTGGCATTGAAAGTGTAAGGCTCTCTGGCATGTTCGTCGAGCCCATTAAAATCTCCATAATCCGTGTATGAAACACCAATTCCTCCACCAAAGCGATTCGTTGAATAAGAGAGTAGAATTGAATTGTCCATCACGTCGAGTCCAATGGGAAAGGTTGAAACGTTTATTCCAAATTTTCCGGCGGAAATGCAATGGGCAGGATTGTAATATACCGCTTCCATGGAAGGAGAAAATGCAGTAAGCTCACCGCCCAGAGCAAATGCCCTTGCTCCGCGAGACAACTCTAAAGTGGTTGCCGCAGAATTTCCTGCAGAAATAACAATAATCCATGCCAAAAATTTTATCATTTTGCCTCCCTTTATTTAATTATTGCTATTTTGCCTCTTTTTATCTCTCCCTGATTATTCTTCACAACATACATGTAAATACCGCTTGCTACGTCAACGGGGTACCATGTTATAAGACCATCGGCATTCTCCTCAACCTTGTGAAATACAAGTCTACCATGCATGTCGTAAACAGAGACCTCTGCGTTTTCTGTTAAACCTTCGAAGCTTATTCTGTCATGCCCTTTATCGGCTCTGAAGGGATTAGGGAACACTTTAAGGGAATCCAAGTTTTCTTCGGGGTAAGGGCCATGGACTATTACCAAAACACTATCATAATCAACCGTAGAATCTGCCCCAGTGGCTTCAAAAACGGCGTATCCCTGGTATGTACCCTTTAAACTACCTTCAGGAATGAACAACGTAAGCATTACCTCTGCCTTTTCGCCTTTAAGTAGGCTATCTGGAACTTTCTCAGCAAAGAGCGTTGTGAGTGTATCTTGGCCATTTACAAGTGTTGCAGAAACAAGCCTTAAGGATGTGATTACTGAAGTGCTTGGTCCGTCGAGGGTATCAGGATTATACAAAGAATCAGTATTTACAAGCATGATGTGTCTGGATACATACGCAGGTCCTGCTGGAAGAGAGTCAAAATCAACAATTCCACTATGTACATCTAAGGAATCATCAAAAATATCCAGGTCAACCTGAGAGATTACTACTTGTCCTCTTACAAAGTAAATGTTCCCATTGATATCATAGTTAAGGTCTTCCCATACCATAAAGAAGTTAGTAGTTCCATCAATGTTGGCTACCTTTATTCCAGCGGGATAAAAGTTGTTTCCAAAAGTACCAGGGGTGGTTCCTGTAAAGGATTCAAGAGTGTCAAATGGCACCGGAACACTTAAACCAAATTTTCCCATAGAATCACTGTAAGCACACATATATAGTGAGTAGTGTCCATCCATTTCCGGGTCTGAGTGCCATACGACTGCCATTTTCCCGTCAGGAGACATGGCAATCTGAGCTCTGTAGTTATCATACATGAGGGAAGTATCTTCAACCCAGTTCACCCTTAGATTCACCGAGTCAAAGGTTATCCCACCGTCTTTTGAACGTGTGAAAAAGATGTCCGGATTCGTGTTTCCACCGTGGCGACGGCAATCCTCCCAAGTGATAATAATCGTCGAATCTTCTGCGGCATAAGTGATTTGTGGATTGCCTGTATAAAAGTTTTGCGATATAGTGTCATCGAGTACAATATGTAAATAGTTAAATGTTTCTCCTCGGTCGGTAGATTTGTTAAAAGCAATCCAAGGATGGGGGTCTTGATTTGTCCCCCCTGTCCCATACCTGTAGGCAATAAGTAGGTTACCTTTGTCATCTACCGCAATTGACGGGTCTCGATTTACCCTTCCGGGATTGTTATCAACTATTCCCAAATCCTGAAAAGGTCCTTCGTTTACCGATCTTGCGAGCTTTATTCTCAATACACCTGTCCCGTCGTCTACCCATATAACATACAGGAATAATGTATCATTTGTGATAACACCTGCAATGTCTGGCTGGGGGCCATCGTTTACACTTGAAGTAGTTGAATTTCGCACGGTGACACCGGGCAGTGTATCTGCGGGTGCAAAACTCCTTCCTCCATCGTGAGAATATGTGTAGTAAACCTTCCATGATGTACCATTTTGTGTTCCCTGCCATATTACATAAATGCTATCTCCAAAAACTGCCATTACGGGGTATTTGTCATTTATATTTGGCGAATTGCTTATATTTAGGTCCTGAGAGAATGTTTTTCCGGTATCAGAAGAATAAGAAAAATAGATTTCATACTTTCCATCCTGATCCCTGTCATCCTGCCATGCTACAAAGACGCGAAGGTTGTTGTCAATAACAACTGCTGGATGGTCTTGCTTTGTATGGGCTGAGTCGGGATCGTTTACCTGGACTGTTTTACCAAACCTTATCGTCCCCCTTCCCCAGGGAACCAGGAATAAAAGCACGAAAAGGAAATTCATTAAATAACCTCCTTTTGTGCGATTGATTTTAACATAATAATTCCGTGAGTTCAAATTTTAATGATTGGGTTAAGTTTACAGGAATTTGGCTTTATGAGAAAAATTGGAGGCCGTTGGTAGTGAAAATTTCAGAAAAGTTAAAGAGTTTGTAAATTTCGCATTTCATTTAAATACGTTAATATTTACGCTTTTGTTATTACATGTTTTTTGCATTAAATTTTTTCAATATGGTAAGGAGGTGGATATGCCAAAGGGTTTAAAATTATTAATATCAGTAGCAATTCCGCTGCTGGTAGGGTTTATTGGGAGCCTATTTACATCGTCTTCTGTCAATACCTGGTATAAAGAGATTAACAGGCCTTCCTTTACTCCCCCAAGCTGGCTTTTTGCGCCTGCGTGGA encodes the following:
- a CDS encoding 2-hydroxyacid dehydrogenase, which encodes MKIRVLVFIPELTEEQRELVVRELGEGFDVFFDPYDIPIDKIDALIVFRWEGVVGDALMEQMKSLKLVQAITAGIDHIPLKNLLKRGVAVQGAPGANSQYIAEHVFAMILSALKKICVHNQLMRKGEFHQEFMHRTLFEKNMLILGFGTIGQEVARIAEAFQMRLRAFKKSRKIPFEFQGKLEKVYTTKTELLEALPWADVVVVALPLTEELRGFIGNEELERMKKGAIIVNVSRGKIIDEKALYEHLVKNPDFIACLDVWWVYPKEDGIFQQNYPFEKLDNVIMTPHVAPKVPGYFENMLKTACKKVKEFFK
- the dxs gene encoding 1-deoxy-D-xylulose-5-phosphate synthase, which gives rise to MALLEKIDSPKDLKNLSIKELYQLAQELRDYIVDVVSTNGGHLAPNLGAIELTLALHYVFDSPKDKLIWDVGHQAYAHKIITGRREAFKTLRKLNGISGFLKRSESEHDFFGAGHASTALSAALGFAVARDINGENYKVVAIVGDGALTGGMALEALNNIGHLQKDLIIVLNDNEMSIAENVGAISNYLSKIVTSPKYYRAKEELWEFLEKIPSRFLSKRLRELAKKIKENLKSLAVPTILFEELGIEYVGPLNGHDLEQLIETFRRVKRVKAGPILIHVLTRKGKGYKPAEENPEFFHGLGPFDKETGKPLKKSNKPSYTSIFRKTIVDIAEKDDKVVAITAAMPLGTGLDLFREKFPNRFFDVGIAEQHAVTFAAGLALNGLKPYACIYSTFLQRALDQLIHDVGIQRIPVRIVMDRGGIVGEDGATHNGVFDYAYLRIIPNFVVMAPKDEDELVDMLYTMLYYQEGPITVRYPRGEVEGVPIKESPEIIPIGTWEKLYGKDFKDVVVIATGSTVHPALSAGKRLEKEGIKLTVINGRFIKPLDTRMLHEIIDSSPKAIITLEEGNLPGGFGSAINEYIIQTSKGKKLNIHNIGLPDTFIEQGSRREILKLYLLDEEGIYNQIKAYLETI
- a CDS encoding FAD-dependent oxidoreductase; this translates as MLFVPGAGKKKETEEIDVAIIGGGPAGLSAGIYATRAGLKGVIIDKGIAGGLAAEAPFIENYPGFFGIKGEELVAKMKEHAKSYLPVIEMSPISKIEKKEDGRFFIESDQGNFLSSAIIFATGTTHKHLNVKGEQEFYGRGISYCVTCDGYFFKDQNVVVIGGGNSGAVAAISLHGIAKKITILEYMPRYMCENAYVKKLSELGIEYIKNAQVTEIFGDEKVKGVRYIDRETGETKEIEANGVFIYVGLIPQSELAKSIGVEVDQRGYIKVDTKMRTSMPKVYAAGDVTGGVAQVIVAAAQGAIAALSCYEDLRLK
- the rnr gene encoding ribonuclease R; amino-acid sequence: MTEFQNLIISLLKRNSKGLSFNSIRKRLRVKGAQVKVLQRELKTLVDQGLVYRDGNRYVSVSSETEKGYFQRFAGGFGFLLREGKEDVFIPPHATMGAMDGDYVLVAILKEKEGKKPEGRIIKILKRAEKNYSGTVKKKGKRYIIVPDDKALPSELAVAKARKNGLKLKEGMKVIFRVKEKWAYIEDVIGFEDDPSIDYKLVVAKYKLKEDFPKKVFKEIESVIIADKREDLRDEYIITIDPRDAKDFDDAISVRKEGELYLLGVHIADVSAYVLEDSRLDKEAMSRGCSTYLIDKVIPMLPHELSSDLCSLRPGEDRYTMSVFMWIDNEGNVVKRRFAKSVINSKARLSYEDAQRIINKQELEKDSVSIFVGNSFEYIREFLLLARELAWILRERRERRGSLDFDLPEPVVELTPQGRVVSISPSLRLETHRIIEEFMVRANEIVAEFLEEQGIPAIFRVHESPEESKILNFVKIAEGILGIKFSFNKIDKFALQKIVKTAEEMGHGPIISYLLLRSMKKAKYSIQNIGHYGLSSDSYVHFTSPIRRYPDLVVHRLLKRAISRKKWTPSEEYIQKLDEIAKLSSQREEISEKAEWELIDLKKYEFMKERVGEVMQGVVTHLVPQGIFVEIEEFLTEGFISFSKFKESVSFNEENFEVTLGQKKIRLGDRIKVKILSVNKWAKSMELQLYED
- the hutI gene encoding imidazolonepropionase, with the protein product MKVDLIITNIGELVYFKEGNLETLSDAAIAIDDGKIIEFGKRKEIEDKYSTKTKHEIINAEGNSVIPAFVDPHTHLIYSGCRHEEFLAKLKGKEYLELLTEGKGINYTVKLTRQDSVENLFKVSHQRLIEMRNSGTLTIEIKSGYGLNLETEEKIIEVAHMLKNRDEADIVITFLGAHAIPPDYKDDRKTYVKAIKEEMIPAFSGKAKFIDIFIDKGAFTVDEAREILSSATKYGYEIKMHIDELSYTGAAKLAREFSVASVEHMEHTTEEDIEILKEKGVIAVLLPGTCFFLKLQHKPRVEFMREIKLPIALGTDHNPGTSPFYSQSLIMALGVFLYGLTLEEALLGVTLNAAKAIKMDHVKGNITPGMDADLLILKSHSFVHLVYEVGRNVISKIVRKGKLINIH
- a CDS encoding DUF996 domain-containing protein yields the protein MEKIELKNIKYYGGIGVVLTLLGGLRRIGPLFRIAGIVLILIALSEFAQKFREDKIFRQYLIGVIVNIVGMGFALIMAIITGAWSIVKTLIWGNYRGYYDIFSEISFAVVFFALLIYAITILSTHFYRDSLKRIADKTGIKNFSIAGDLLFYGAIGTVLILGLFAMYIGWIILAVAFFSLPDFWETGTPEGQRTEVPQD